The following proteins are encoded in a genomic region of Sesamum indicum cultivar Zhongzhi No. 13 linkage group LG8, S_indicum_v1.0, whole genome shotgun sequence:
- the LOC105167397 gene encoding histidine kinase 2 isoform X1, with the protein MSFSTVSWVTLKVARPLLNVCKWFLVKMSSNGKNSGSNGNLCSSYNPQDAQESWHGRASDGKWRRGLVLLWLIVFSFVFIWVLYSILTDGRLGKKVETPLTSGDEAQDSLENCNASMEKIVSMACRREWGCVIPPRTILCALKMLGSRRQIFHRLWELVAEKVGLTAPCPSIEATGAIYHGLPSSQEISSSFFNTTVSSISSAHLCCKEQNELRMREIRTDATDHCETIYYGFAKICLGVLIGMAVSYNLRKFYDKTRSQKHEMRQKLPLLQHAQLQQQAQSSSRSTGKWRKKLLVIFVLGGVIFSVWLFWYLNEDIMLRRKETLASMCDERARMLQDQFNVSMNHVHALAILVSTFHHGKQPSAIDQKTFEDYTERTAFERPLTSGVAYALRVRHSERERIEQQYGWTIKKMDVEDQTLAQDYNPENFSTSPVQDEYAPVIFSQKTVSHIVSIDMMSGKEDRENILRARASGKGVLTSPFKLLKSNHLGVVLTFAVYNTNLPPDALPEQRINATVGYLGASYDVPSLVEKLLHQLASKQTIIVNVYDTTKQAAPIKMYGTDVADMGLLHTSYLDFGDPTRKHEMHCRFKQKPSPPWQAITASLGTLVITLLLGHIFHAAINQIDKVEQDYQEMMKLKHRAEAADVAKSQFLATVSHEIRTPMNGVLGMLQMLMDTNLDACQLDYAQTAHDSGKDLISLINKVLDQAKIESGRLELEAVPFDLRAVLDKVLSIFSGKSHEKGIELAVYVSNKVPQVVIGDQERFGQIVTNLVGNSIKFTNDKGHIFVSVHLADEVRFPQDMRDEVLRQSLNVVQDDLNASFNTLSGFRVVDRWRSWENFKNLGDTADEPGKIKLLVTVEDTGTGIPPEAQGRIFTPFMQADSSTSRKYGGTGIGLSISKRLVDLMGGEIGFVSKLNTGSTFTFTVTFTKAEANLLDKIWQPCDPAVSELKGLRALVIDEKRIRAEVVRYHLERLGISVNISSSMKSACSYLSSVSESENFAMVLIDQENWDKETCFSFHSLIKKMRHTICRSERGFSLKIFLLATCLSSTDRNKLKLDELVNDLITKPLRLSALVSTFQEATGKRLDTRGNPSRLKNLLKGKQILVVDDNIVNRRVAEGALKKYGAVVTCVEGGKFAVELLKPPHEYDACFMDLQMPEIDGFEATRQIRSLEKEYNERISCGETSVGGTLSRWHTPILAMTADVIQATNEACMKCGMDDYVSKPFGEGQLYSAVARFFETG; encoded by the exons ATGAGTTTCTCAACTGTTTCTTGGGTTACTTTGAAAGTTGCGAGGCCGTTGCTCAATGTATGTAAGTGGTTTTTGGTGAAGATGTCTTCGAATGGCAAGAATTCTGGTTCAAATGGCAACCTCTGTTCCTCCTATAATCCGCAGGACGCCCAAGAGTCATGGCATGGAAGAGCAAGTGATGGGAAATGGAGAAGAGGACTTGTACTCTTGTGGcttattgttttttcttttgtgttcaTTTGGGTCTTGTATTCGATCTTGACTGACGGAAGATTGGGCAAGAAAGTGGAGACTCCTCTTACAAGTGGAGATGAAGCTCAAGATTCGTTGGAGAATTGCAATGCGAGCATGGAGAAG ATTGTGTCTATGGCATGCCGCAGAGAATGGGGATGTGTAATCCCTCCACGAACTATATTATGTGCACTTAAGATGCTGGGTTCCAGGAGGCAGATATTTCATAGGCTGTGGGAATTGGTGGCTGAAAAGGTGGGACTCACTGCACCTTGCCCATCCATAGAGGCTACTGGTGCAATCTATCATGGTTTACCATCGTCTCAGGAGAtttcttcatcattttttaatactaCAGTTTCATCAATTTCATCCGCACATCTGTGTTGCAAAGAG CAGAATGAACTGAGAATGAGAGAAATTCGTACTGATGCCACAGATCATTGCGAGACCATTTACTATGGGTTTGCCAAAATTTGCTTGGGGGTCCTTATTGGGATGGCTGTAAGCTACAACCTGCGGAAGTTCTATGACAAAACTAGGAGTCAAAAGCATGAGATGAGACAGAAACTTCCACTATTGCAGCACGCTCAGCTGCAACAGCAGGCACAAAGTTCGTCACGAAGTACCGGAAAATGGAGGAAGAAGCTTCTGGTTATTTTTGTCTTAGGCGGTGTAATCTTTTCCGTTTGGTTATTTTGGTACTTGAATGAAGACATAAtgttgagaagaaaagaaactctGGCGAGCATGTGTGATGAACGTGCTCGGATGCTCCAGGACCAATTTaatgtcagcatgaaccatGTTCATGCATTGGCTATTCTTGTTTCTACATTTCACCATGGGAAACAGCCTTCTGCTATTGATCAG AAAACATTTGAAGATTATACTGAGAGAACAGCTTTTGAAAGACCTCTCACAAGTGGTGTTGCTTATGCTTTAAGAGTTCGTCACTCTGAAAGAGAGCGCATTGAGCAGCAGTATGGATGGACAATTAAGAAAATGGATGTTGAAGATCAAACTTTAGCTCAAGACTATAACCCAGAGAACTTCAGCACTTCACCTGTTCAAGATGAATATGCACCTGTTATTTTCTCACAGAAAACTGTGTCTCACATTGTCTCAATTGATATGATGTCTGGCAAG GAAGACCGTGAGAATATCTTACGGGCTAGAGCTTCTGGAAAAGGTGTCCTGACATCACCATTCAAGCTATTAAAATCCAATCACCTGGGTGTTGTACTTACTTTTGCTGTATACAACACTAATCTTCCTCCTGATGCTTTGCCTGAGCAACGCATCAATGCCACAGTGGG TTATCTAGGTGCTTCCTATGATGTCCCATCATTAGTTGAGAAGCTCCTACATCAGCTTGCTAGCAAACAGACTATTATCGTGAATGTATATGATACAACCAAGCAAGCTGCACCAATCAAAATGTATGGCACTGATGTGGCTGACATGGGATTGCTGCATACAAGCTACCTTGATTTTGGAGATCCAACTAGGAAGCATGAGATGCATTGCAG GTTTAAACAGAAACCTTCTCCACCTTGGCAAGCAATTACAGCATCTCTTGGAACACTTGTTATCACTTTGCTTCTGGGCCATATCTTTCATGCAGCCATAAATCAAATTGATAAAGTGGAACAGGATTATCAGGAGATGATGAAGCTCAAACATCGTGCTGAGGCAGCTGATGTGGCAAAGTCTCag TTTCTAGCAACAGTTTCACATGAAATCAGGACTCCGATGAATGGAGTTTTGG GTATGTTACAGATGCTTATGGACACAAATCTAGATGCCTGCCAACTGGATTATGCTCAGACTGCTCATGATAGCGGAAAAGATTTGATATCATTGATCAACAAGGTTTTGGATCAGGCCAAGATTGAATCTGGAAGGCTTGAATTGGAGGCTGTACCTTTTGATCTGCGCGCTGTTCTTGACAAGGTTCTGTCAATTTTTTCTGGAAAGTCTCATGAGAAAGGAATTGAG CTGGCCGTTTATGTTTCCAATAAGGTGCCACAAGTAGTCATTGGAGACCAGGAGCGGTTTGGGCAGATTGTCACGAATCTTGTTGGGAATTCAATTAAG TTCACAAATGACAAGGGGCATATATTTGTATCTGTGCATTTAGCCGACGAAGTGAGGTTTCCCCAAGACATGAGGGACGAAGTTCTAAGACAAAGCTTGAATGTTGTTCAAGATGATTTAAATGCTTCATTTAATACATTGAGTGGGTTTCGGGTAGTTGATAGATGGAGAAGTTgggaaaattttaagaatctTGGTGACACCGCAGACGAACCCggaaaaatcaaattgttaGTGACCGTTGAAGATACAGGTACAGGTATACCTCCCGAAGCCCAAGGCCGGATTTTTACGCCCTTTATGCAGGCTGACAGTTCTACATCAAGGAAATATGGTGGGACTGGAATAGGATTGAGCATCAGCAAGCGTTTGGTGGACCTTATGGGTGGAGAGATTGGTTTTGTCAGCAAACTCAACACCGGCAGTACCTTTACCTTTACTGTCACCTTCACAAAAGCCGAAGCAAATTTGCTGGATAAAATATGGCAGCCATGCGATCCAGCTGTTTCAGAACTCAAGGGACTAAGAGCATTGGTAATCGATGAGAAAAGAATCCGAGCAGAAGTTGTGAGATACCATCTCGAGAGACTGGGAATATCTGTCAACATAAGTTCCAGTATGAAGTCTGCTTGCTCTTATCTTTCAAG TGTCTCAGAGTCTGAGAACTTCGCTATGGTCCTTATTGACCAAGAAAACTGGGATAAGGAGACTTGCTTTTCGTTCCATAGCCTCATAAAGAAGATGAGACACACTATTTGCAGGAGCGAACGAGGATTCTCTTTGAAGATATTCTTACTAGCAACCTGCCTAAGCTCTACTGATCGCAACAAGCTGAAGTTAGACGAGTTAGTGAATGACTTGATAACAAAGCCTCTAAGGTTAAGTGCATTAGTATCCACCTTCCAGGAAGCAACTGGAAAGAGGCTTGATACAAGGGGCAATCCATCTAGACTAAAAAATCTACTCAAAGGCAAGCAAATTTTGGTAGTCGACGATAACATTGTCAACAGAAGAGTTGCAGAAGGTGCTCTAAAGAAATACGGTGCAGTTGTGACCTGTGTGGAAGGGGGAAAGTTTGCTGTCGAGTTGCTTAAGCCCCCCCACGAGTACGATGCTTGCTTTATGGATCTCCAAATGCCAGAAATAGATGG GTTTGAAGCTACCCGACAGATCCGTAGCCTTGAAAAGGAATATAATGAAAGAATTAGCTGTGGTGAAACATCAGTTGGCGGAACACTGTCTCGTTGGCACACTCCAATACTAGCAATGACGGCAGATGTGATTCAAGCAACAAATGAAGCATGCATGAAATGTGGGATGGATGATTATGTATCAAAGCCGTTTGGAGAGGGACAACTTTATTCAGCTGTGGCACGCTTCTTTGAGACCGGATGA
- the LOC105167397 gene encoding histidine kinase 2 isoform X4, with amino-acid sequence MSFSTVSWVTLKVARPLLNVCKWFLVKMSSNGKNSGSNGNLCSSYNPQDAQESWHGRASDGKWRRGLVLLWLIVFSFVFIWVLYSILTDGRLGKKVETPLTSGDEAQDSLENCNASMEKIVSMACRREWGCVIPPRTILCALKMLGSRRQIFHRLWELVAEKVGLTAPCPSIEATGAIYHGLPSSQEISSSFFNTTVSSISSAHLCCKEQNELRMREIRTDATDHCETIYYGFAKICLGVLIGMAVSYNLRKFYDKTRSQKHEMRQKLPLLQHAQLQQQAQSSSRSTGKWRKKLLVIFVLGGVIFSVWLFWYLNEDIMLRRKETLASMCDERARMLQDQFNVSMNHVHALAILVSTFHHGKQPSAIDQKTFEDYTERTAFERPLTSGVAYALRVRHSERERIEQQYGWTIKKMDVEDQTLAQDYNPENFSTSPVQDEYAPVIFSQKTVSHIVSIDMMSGKEDRENILRARASGKGVLTSPFKLLKSNHLGVVLTFAVYNTNLPPDALPEQRINATVGYLGASYDVPSLVEKLLHQLASKQTIIVNVYDTTKQAAPIKMYGTDVADMGLLHTSYLDFGDPTRKHEMHCRFKQKPSPPWQAITASLGTLVITLLLGHIFHAAINQIDKVEQDYQEMMKLKHRAEAADVAKSQFLATVSHEIRTPMNGVLGMLQMLMDTNLDACQLDYAQTAHDSGKDLISLINKVLDQAKIESGRLELEAVPFDLRAVLDKVLSIFSGKSHEKGIEFTNDKGHIFVSVHLADEVRFPQDMRDEVLRQSLNVVQDDLNASFNTLSGFRVVDRWRSWENFKNLGDTADEPGKIKLLVTVEDTGTGIPPEAQGRIFTPFMQADSSTSRKYGGTGIGLSISKRLVDLMGGEIGFVSKLNTGSTFTFTVTFTKAEANLLDKIWQPCDPAVSELKGLRALVIDEKRIRAEVVRYHLERLGISVNISSSMKSACSYLSSVSESENFAMVLIDQENWDKETCFSFHSLIKKMRHTICRSERGFSLKIFLLATCLSSTDRNKLKLDELVNDLITKPLRLSALVSTFQEATGKRLDTRGNPSRLKNLLKGKQILVVDDNIVNRRVAEGALKKYGAVVTCVEGGKFAVELLKPPHEYDACFMDLQMPEIDGFEATRQIRSLEKEYNERISCGETSVGGTLSRWHTPILAMTADVIQATNEACMKCGMDDYVSKPFGEGQLYSAVARFFETG; translated from the exons ATGAGTTTCTCAACTGTTTCTTGGGTTACTTTGAAAGTTGCGAGGCCGTTGCTCAATGTATGTAAGTGGTTTTTGGTGAAGATGTCTTCGAATGGCAAGAATTCTGGTTCAAATGGCAACCTCTGTTCCTCCTATAATCCGCAGGACGCCCAAGAGTCATGGCATGGAAGAGCAAGTGATGGGAAATGGAGAAGAGGACTTGTACTCTTGTGGcttattgttttttcttttgtgttcaTTTGGGTCTTGTATTCGATCTTGACTGACGGAAGATTGGGCAAGAAAGTGGAGACTCCTCTTACAAGTGGAGATGAAGCTCAAGATTCGTTGGAGAATTGCAATGCGAGCATGGAGAAG ATTGTGTCTATGGCATGCCGCAGAGAATGGGGATGTGTAATCCCTCCACGAACTATATTATGTGCACTTAAGATGCTGGGTTCCAGGAGGCAGATATTTCATAGGCTGTGGGAATTGGTGGCTGAAAAGGTGGGACTCACTGCACCTTGCCCATCCATAGAGGCTACTGGTGCAATCTATCATGGTTTACCATCGTCTCAGGAGAtttcttcatcattttttaatactaCAGTTTCATCAATTTCATCCGCACATCTGTGTTGCAAAGAG CAGAATGAACTGAGAATGAGAGAAATTCGTACTGATGCCACAGATCATTGCGAGACCATTTACTATGGGTTTGCCAAAATTTGCTTGGGGGTCCTTATTGGGATGGCTGTAAGCTACAACCTGCGGAAGTTCTATGACAAAACTAGGAGTCAAAAGCATGAGATGAGACAGAAACTTCCACTATTGCAGCACGCTCAGCTGCAACAGCAGGCACAAAGTTCGTCACGAAGTACCGGAAAATGGAGGAAGAAGCTTCTGGTTATTTTTGTCTTAGGCGGTGTAATCTTTTCCGTTTGGTTATTTTGGTACTTGAATGAAGACATAAtgttgagaagaaaagaaactctGGCGAGCATGTGTGATGAACGTGCTCGGATGCTCCAGGACCAATTTaatgtcagcatgaaccatGTTCATGCATTGGCTATTCTTGTTTCTACATTTCACCATGGGAAACAGCCTTCTGCTATTGATCAG AAAACATTTGAAGATTATACTGAGAGAACAGCTTTTGAAAGACCTCTCACAAGTGGTGTTGCTTATGCTTTAAGAGTTCGTCACTCTGAAAGAGAGCGCATTGAGCAGCAGTATGGATGGACAATTAAGAAAATGGATGTTGAAGATCAAACTTTAGCTCAAGACTATAACCCAGAGAACTTCAGCACTTCACCTGTTCAAGATGAATATGCACCTGTTATTTTCTCACAGAAAACTGTGTCTCACATTGTCTCAATTGATATGATGTCTGGCAAG GAAGACCGTGAGAATATCTTACGGGCTAGAGCTTCTGGAAAAGGTGTCCTGACATCACCATTCAAGCTATTAAAATCCAATCACCTGGGTGTTGTACTTACTTTTGCTGTATACAACACTAATCTTCCTCCTGATGCTTTGCCTGAGCAACGCATCAATGCCACAGTGGG TTATCTAGGTGCTTCCTATGATGTCCCATCATTAGTTGAGAAGCTCCTACATCAGCTTGCTAGCAAACAGACTATTATCGTGAATGTATATGATACAACCAAGCAAGCTGCACCAATCAAAATGTATGGCACTGATGTGGCTGACATGGGATTGCTGCATACAAGCTACCTTGATTTTGGAGATCCAACTAGGAAGCATGAGATGCATTGCAG GTTTAAACAGAAACCTTCTCCACCTTGGCAAGCAATTACAGCATCTCTTGGAACACTTGTTATCACTTTGCTTCTGGGCCATATCTTTCATGCAGCCATAAATCAAATTGATAAAGTGGAACAGGATTATCAGGAGATGATGAAGCTCAAACATCGTGCTGAGGCAGCTGATGTGGCAAAGTCTCag TTTCTAGCAACAGTTTCACATGAAATCAGGACTCCGATGAATGGAGTTTTGG GTATGTTACAGATGCTTATGGACACAAATCTAGATGCCTGCCAACTGGATTATGCTCAGACTGCTCATGATAGCGGAAAAGATTTGATATCATTGATCAACAAGGTTTTGGATCAGGCCAAGATTGAATCTGGAAGGCTTGAATTGGAGGCTGTACCTTTTGATCTGCGCGCTGTTCTTGACAAGGTTCTGTCAATTTTTTCTGGAAAGTCTCATGAGAAAGGAATTGAG TTCACAAATGACAAGGGGCATATATTTGTATCTGTGCATTTAGCCGACGAAGTGAGGTTTCCCCAAGACATGAGGGACGAAGTTCTAAGACAAAGCTTGAATGTTGTTCAAGATGATTTAAATGCTTCATTTAATACATTGAGTGGGTTTCGGGTAGTTGATAGATGGAGAAGTTgggaaaattttaagaatctTGGTGACACCGCAGACGAACCCggaaaaatcaaattgttaGTGACCGTTGAAGATACAGGTACAGGTATACCTCCCGAAGCCCAAGGCCGGATTTTTACGCCCTTTATGCAGGCTGACAGTTCTACATCAAGGAAATATGGTGGGACTGGAATAGGATTGAGCATCAGCAAGCGTTTGGTGGACCTTATGGGTGGAGAGATTGGTTTTGTCAGCAAACTCAACACCGGCAGTACCTTTACCTTTACTGTCACCTTCACAAAAGCCGAAGCAAATTTGCTGGATAAAATATGGCAGCCATGCGATCCAGCTGTTTCAGAACTCAAGGGACTAAGAGCATTGGTAATCGATGAGAAAAGAATCCGAGCAGAAGTTGTGAGATACCATCTCGAGAGACTGGGAATATCTGTCAACATAAGTTCCAGTATGAAGTCTGCTTGCTCTTATCTTTCAAG TGTCTCAGAGTCTGAGAACTTCGCTATGGTCCTTATTGACCAAGAAAACTGGGATAAGGAGACTTGCTTTTCGTTCCATAGCCTCATAAAGAAGATGAGACACACTATTTGCAGGAGCGAACGAGGATTCTCTTTGAAGATATTCTTACTAGCAACCTGCCTAAGCTCTACTGATCGCAACAAGCTGAAGTTAGACGAGTTAGTGAATGACTTGATAACAAAGCCTCTAAGGTTAAGTGCATTAGTATCCACCTTCCAGGAAGCAACTGGAAAGAGGCTTGATACAAGGGGCAATCCATCTAGACTAAAAAATCTACTCAAAGGCAAGCAAATTTTGGTAGTCGACGATAACATTGTCAACAGAAGAGTTGCAGAAGGTGCTCTAAAGAAATACGGTGCAGTTGTGACCTGTGTGGAAGGGGGAAAGTTTGCTGTCGAGTTGCTTAAGCCCCCCCACGAGTACGATGCTTGCTTTATGGATCTCCAAATGCCAGAAATAGATGG GTTTGAAGCTACCCGACAGATCCGTAGCCTTGAAAAGGAATATAATGAAAGAATTAGCTGTGGTGAAACATCAGTTGGCGGAACACTGTCTCGTTGGCACACTCCAATACTAGCAATGACGGCAGATGTGATTCAAGCAACAAATGAAGCATGCATGAAATGTGGGATGGATGATTATGTATCAAAGCCGTTTGGAGAGGGACAACTTTATTCAGCTGTGGCACGCTTCTTTGAGACCGGATGA
- the LOC105167397 gene encoding histidine kinase 2 isoform X2 → MSFSTVSWVTLKVARPLLNVCKWFLVKMSSNGKNSGSNGNLCSSYNPQDAQESWHGRASDGKWRRGLVLLWLIVFSFVFIWVLYSILTDGRLGKKVETPLTSGDEAQDSLENCNASMEKIVSMACRREWGCVIPPRTILCALKMLGSRRQIFHRLWELVAEKVGLTAPCPSIEATGAIYHGLPSSQEISSSFFNTTVSSISSAHLCCKENELRMREIRTDATDHCETIYYGFAKICLGVLIGMAVSYNLRKFYDKTRSQKHEMRQKLPLLQHAQLQQQAQSSSRSTGKWRKKLLVIFVLGGVIFSVWLFWYLNEDIMLRRKETLASMCDERARMLQDQFNVSMNHVHALAILVSTFHHGKQPSAIDQKTFEDYTERTAFERPLTSGVAYALRVRHSERERIEQQYGWTIKKMDVEDQTLAQDYNPENFSTSPVQDEYAPVIFSQKTVSHIVSIDMMSGKEDRENILRARASGKGVLTSPFKLLKSNHLGVVLTFAVYNTNLPPDALPEQRINATVGYLGASYDVPSLVEKLLHQLASKQTIIVNVYDTTKQAAPIKMYGTDVADMGLLHTSYLDFGDPTRKHEMHCRFKQKPSPPWQAITASLGTLVITLLLGHIFHAAINQIDKVEQDYQEMMKLKHRAEAADVAKSQFLATVSHEIRTPMNGVLGMLQMLMDTNLDACQLDYAQTAHDSGKDLISLINKVLDQAKIESGRLELEAVPFDLRAVLDKVLSIFSGKSHEKGIELAVYVSNKVPQVVIGDQERFGQIVTNLVGNSIKFTNDKGHIFVSVHLADEVRFPQDMRDEVLRQSLNVVQDDLNASFNTLSGFRVVDRWRSWENFKNLGDTADEPGKIKLLVTVEDTGTGIPPEAQGRIFTPFMQADSSTSRKYGGTGIGLSISKRLVDLMGGEIGFVSKLNTGSTFTFTVTFTKAEANLLDKIWQPCDPAVSELKGLRALVIDEKRIRAEVVRYHLERLGISVNISSSMKSACSYLSSVSESENFAMVLIDQENWDKETCFSFHSLIKKMRHTICRSERGFSLKIFLLATCLSSTDRNKLKLDELVNDLITKPLRLSALVSTFQEATGKRLDTRGNPSRLKNLLKGKQILVVDDNIVNRRVAEGALKKYGAVVTCVEGGKFAVELLKPPHEYDACFMDLQMPEIDGFEATRQIRSLEKEYNERISCGETSVGGTLSRWHTPILAMTADVIQATNEACMKCGMDDYVSKPFGEGQLYSAVARFFETG, encoded by the exons ATGAGTTTCTCAACTGTTTCTTGGGTTACTTTGAAAGTTGCGAGGCCGTTGCTCAATGTATGTAAGTGGTTTTTGGTGAAGATGTCTTCGAATGGCAAGAATTCTGGTTCAAATGGCAACCTCTGTTCCTCCTATAATCCGCAGGACGCCCAAGAGTCATGGCATGGAAGAGCAAGTGATGGGAAATGGAGAAGAGGACTTGTACTCTTGTGGcttattgttttttcttttgtgttcaTTTGGGTCTTGTATTCGATCTTGACTGACGGAAGATTGGGCAAGAAAGTGGAGACTCCTCTTACAAGTGGAGATGAAGCTCAAGATTCGTTGGAGAATTGCAATGCGAGCATGGAGAAG ATTGTGTCTATGGCATGCCGCAGAGAATGGGGATGTGTAATCCCTCCACGAACTATATTATGTGCACTTAAGATGCTGGGTTCCAGGAGGCAGATATTTCATAGGCTGTGGGAATTGGTGGCTGAAAAGGTGGGACTCACTGCACCTTGCCCATCCATAGAGGCTACTGGTGCAATCTATCATGGTTTACCATCGTCTCAGGAGAtttcttcatcattttttaatactaCAGTTTCATCAATTTCATCCGCACATCTGTGTTGCAAAGAG AATGAACTGAGAATGAGAGAAATTCGTACTGATGCCACAGATCATTGCGAGACCATTTACTATGGGTTTGCCAAAATTTGCTTGGGGGTCCTTATTGGGATGGCTGTAAGCTACAACCTGCGGAAGTTCTATGACAAAACTAGGAGTCAAAAGCATGAGATGAGACAGAAACTTCCACTATTGCAGCACGCTCAGCTGCAACAGCAGGCACAAAGTTCGTCACGAAGTACCGGAAAATGGAGGAAGAAGCTTCTGGTTATTTTTGTCTTAGGCGGTGTAATCTTTTCCGTTTGGTTATTTTGGTACTTGAATGAAGACATAAtgttgagaagaaaagaaactctGGCGAGCATGTGTGATGAACGTGCTCGGATGCTCCAGGACCAATTTaatgtcagcatgaaccatGTTCATGCATTGGCTATTCTTGTTTCTACATTTCACCATGGGAAACAGCCTTCTGCTATTGATCAG AAAACATTTGAAGATTATACTGAGAGAACAGCTTTTGAAAGACCTCTCACAAGTGGTGTTGCTTATGCTTTAAGAGTTCGTCACTCTGAAAGAGAGCGCATTGAGCAGCAGTATGGATGGACAATTAAGAAAATGGATGTTGAAGATCAAACTTTAGCTCAAGACTATAACCCAGAGAACTTCAGCACTTCACCTGTTCAAGATGAATATGCACCTGTTATTTTCTCACAGAAAACTGTGTCTCACATTGTCTCAATTGATATGATGTCTGGCAAG GAAGACCGTGAGAATATCTTACGGGCTAGAGCTTCTGGAAAAGGTGTCCTGACATCACCATTCAAGCTATTAAAATCCAATCACCTGGGTGTTGTACTTACTTTTGCTGTATACAACACTAATCTTCCTCCTGATGCTTTGCCTGAGCAACGCATCAATGCCACAGTGGG TTATCTAGGTGCTTCCTATGATGTCCCATCATTAGTTGAGAAGCTCCTACATCAGCTTGCTAGCAAACAGACTATTATCGTGAATGTATATGATACAACCAAGCAAGCTGCACCAATCAAAATGTATGGCACTGATGTGGCTGACATGGGATTGCTGCATACAAGCTACCTTGATTTTGGAGATCCAACTAGGAAGCATGAGATGCATTGCAG GTTTAAACAGAAACCTTCTCCACCTTGGCAAGCAATTACAGCATCTCTTGGAACACTTGTTATCACTTTGCTTCTGGGCCATATCTTTCATGCAGCCATAAATCAAATTGATAAAGTGGAACAGGATTATCAGGAGATGATGAAGCTCAAACATCGTGCTGAGGCAGCTGATGTGGCAAAGTCTCag TTTCTAGCAACAGTTTCACATGAAATCAGGACTCCGATGAATGGAGTTTTGG GTATGTTACAGATGCTTATGGACACAAATCTAGATGCCTGCCAACTGGATTATGCTCAGACTGCTCATGATAGCGGAAAAGATTTGATATCATTGATCAACAAGGTTTTGGATCAGGCCAAGATTGAATCTGGAAGGCTTGAATTGGAGGCTGTACCTTTTGATCTGCGCGCTGTTCTTGACAAGGTTCTGTCAATTTTTTCTGGAAAGTCTCATGAGAAAGGAATTGAG CTGGCCGTTTATGTTTCCAATAAGGTGCCACAAGTAGTCATTGGAGACCAGGAGCGGTTTGGGCAGATTGTCACGAATCTTGTTGGGAATTCAATTAAG TTCACAAATGACAAGGGGCATATATTTGTATCTGTGCATTTAGCCGACGAAGTGAGGTTTCCCCAAGACATGAGGGACGAAGTTCTAAGACAAAGCTTGAATGTTGTTCAAGATGATTTAAATGCTTCATTTAATACATTGAGTGGGTTTCGGGTAGTTGATAGATGGAGAAGTTgggaaaattttaagaatctTGGTGACACCGCAGACGAACCCggaaaaatcaaattgttaGTGACCGTTGAAGATACAGGTACAGGTATACCTCCCGAAGCCCAAGGCCGGATTTTTACGCCCTTTATGCAGGCTGACAGTTCTACATCAAGGAAATATGGTGGGACTGGAATAGGATTGAGCATCAGCAAGCGTTTGGTGGACCTTATGGGTGGAGAGATTGGTTTTGTCAGCAAACTCAACACCGGCAGTACCTTTACCTTTACTGTCACCTTCACAAAAGCCGAAGCAAATTTGCTGGATAAAATATGGCAGCCATGCGATCCAGCTGTTTCAGAACTCAAGGGACTAAGAGCATTGGTAATCGATGAGAAAAGAATCCGAGCAGAAGTTGTGAGATACCATCTCGAGAGACTGGGAATATCTGTCAACATAAGTTCCAGTATGAAGTCTGCTTGCTCTTATCTTTCAAG TGTCTCAGAGTCTGAGAACTTCGCTATGGTCCTTATTGACCAAGAAAACTGGGATAAGGAGACTTGCTTTTCGTTCCATAGCCTCATAAAGAAGATGAGACACACTATTTGCAGGAGCGAACGAGGATTCTCTTTGAAGATATTCTTACTAGCAACCTGCCTAAGCTCTACTGATCGCAACAAGCTGAAGTTAGACGAGTTAGTGAATGACTTGATAACAAAGCCTCTAAGGTTAAGTGCATTAGTATCCACCTTCCAGGAAGCAACTGGAAAGAGGCTTGATACAAGGGGCAATCCATCTAGACTAAAAAATCTACTCAAAGGCAAGCAAATTTTGGTAGTCGACGATAACATTGTCAACAGAAGAGTTGCAGAAGGTGCTCTAAAGAAATACGGTGCAGTTGTGACCTGTGTGGAAGGGGGAAAGTTTGCTGTCGAGTTGCTTAAGCCCCCCCACGAGTACGATGCTTGCTTTATGGATCTCCAAATGCCAGAAATAGATGG GTTTGAAGCTACCCGACAGATCCGTAGCCTTGAAAAGGAATATAATGAAAGAATTAGCTGTGGTGAAACATCAGTTGGCGGAACACTGTCTCGTTGGCACACTCCAATACTAGCAATGACGGCAGATGTGATTCAAGCAACAAATGAAGCATGCATGAAATGTGGGATGGATGATTATGTATCAAAGCCGTTTGGAGAGGGACAACTTTATTCAGCTGTGGCACGCTTCTTTGAGACCGGATGA